Proteins encoded by one window of Macaca mulatta isolate MMU2019108-1 chromosome 10, T2T-MMU8v2.0, whole genome shotgun sequence:
- the WFDC11 gene encoding protein WFDC11 isoform X1 — MVSLMKLWILMLMTFVCTVLLSVLGEMRKKKYSRKELLLEECWGKPKVKECTKKCSKAFRCKDKNYTCCWTYCGNICWINVKTDEYY, encoded by the exons ATGGTCAGCCTCATGAAGCTGTGGATACTCATGCTTATGACATTCGTCTGTACGGTGCTACTGTCTGTGCTGggagaaatgaggaagaaaaaatattcca GGAAGGAATTGTTACTTGAAGAGTGCTGGGGAAAGCCAAAGGTCAAAGAATGTACCAAGAAGTGTTCTAAAGCCTTTAGATGTAAAGACAAAAATTACACATGCTGCTGGACCTATTGTGGAAACATCTGCTGGATAAATGTC aaaacCGATGAATATTACTAA